A window from Candidatus Delongbacteria bacterium encodes these proteins:
- a CDS encoding redoxin family protein — translation MFYPEVEQRSVIIGHITNINEFSDAPRNIELQVDDITIDYPQMFKTEINENGDFKFDIPLFHSINTYLSYDDGRITPYIFPNDTLTMKCEIEKDGFKFRIKNVGFDSKHDKFQKEFFKQHEWIHYNQLGNFRDTLSIELTPEQYKNQLLDFEQVILNRIKYKIEKDSLNESLSNYLINSAKYSLYGDILRKSKELEKLEERKQLLSFLADSVVFNNEAMLTASYNTFLNSYNFTLEPREGFGIETNGKTKEQVQWEMMNGLIENDFKRRDRIWAEFLGATFVYNSISKDRITQSEINLYTRLIQERFTEIYIRQLLLSMCKQINQKVDETENLSIPKDAILSKYESNSGEEIFSKIIENNKGKVIYVDIWATWCSPCIKLFNHSQRMHEMFNNENITFVYLCCRSSEENWKNVIKRHQVIGTHILLNQKQNDELQTMFSIDALPQFVLIDSDGKIVNNHAPKPDSEEILNDIKKLLKRK, via the coding sequence AACGTTCAGTGATAATTGGACATATTACAAATATTAATGAATTTTCTGACGCTCCCCGAAATATTGAACTTCAAGTCGATGATATCACTATTGACTATCCTCAAATGTTTAAAACAGAAATTAATGAAAATGGTGATTTTAAATTTGATATTCCACTGTTTCACTCGATTAATACTTATCTGAGTTATGATGATGGAAGAATAACTCCTTATATTTTTCCAAATGACACACTGACAATGAAATGCGAAATTGAGAAAGACGGATTTAAGTTTCGTATTAAGAATGTCGGATTCGATAGTAAACATGATAAATTTCAAAAGGAATTCTTCAAACAACATGAATGGATTCATTACAATCAGCTTGGCAATTTTCGAGACACGCTATCAATAGAATTAACTCCTGAACAATACAAAAACCAGCTACTTGACTTTGAACAAGTAATATTAAACAGAATCAAATATAAAATTGAAAAAGATTCACTAAATGAATCTCTCTCTAATTATTTAATAAACAGTGCTAAATATTCTTTATATGGAGACATACTCCGTAAAAGCAAAGAATTAGAGAAACTTGAAGAAAGGAAACAGCTTCTTTCATTTTTAGCAGATTCAGTAGTTTTCAATAACGAAGCCATGCTTACAGCAAGTTATAATACGTTTTTGAATTCCTACAACTTTACACTGGAACCACGAGAAGGTTTTGGAATTGAAACCAATGGGAAAACAAAAGAACAAGTTCAATGGGAAATGATGAACGGACTTATTGAAAATGATTTTAAACGTAGGGATCGAATTTGGGCAGAATTTTTGGGAGCTACATTCGTATATAACTCAATAAGCAAAGATAGAATAACACAATCAGAAATAAATCTATATACACGACTTATTCAAGAGAGATTTACAGAAATCTATATTCGTCAACTTCTTTTATCAATGTGCAAACAAATCAATCAAAAAGTTGATGAAACTGAGAATCTGTCCATTCCTAAAGATGCGATTCTTTCTAAATATGAATCAAATTCTGGAGAAGAAATATTCAGTAAAATAATAGAGAACAATAAAGGAAAAGTTATTTATGTTGATATTTGGGCGACTTGGTGTTCTCCTTGCATAAAATTATTCAATCATTCACAAAGAATGCATGAAATGTTTAATAATGAAAATATTACATTCGTGTATTTATGTTGCCGTTCAAGCGAAGAAAATTGGAAGAATGTTATAAAAAGACACCAAGTGATTGGGACGCATATTTTATTAAATCAGAAACAAAATGACGAACTCCAAACTATGTTTTCAATTGATGCACTTCCTCAGTTCGTATTAATCGATAGTGATGGAAAGATCGTTAATAATCATGCACCCAAACCAGATTCGGAAGAAATATTGAATGACATTAAAAAATTGCTAAAGAGAAAATAA